One Salvia miltiorrhiza cultivar Shanhuang (shh) unplaced genomic scaffold, IMPLAD_Smil_shh original_scaffold_455, whole genome shotgun sequence genomic window, ATGGTGAGAGTGGTTGACTAATGCTTTTTATCTGCAGGAGACACTTTTTAGAATGGTTGGCTTGCCCATGGTAGAAAATTGCTTGTCTGGATACAACAGCTGCATGTTTGCATACGGACAGGTAACACTTTGATATACACATTTCTGTTTCTGGTTGCACGCACATGGTTTCTAAAGTGTTCCTATAGCATATTATAAGTGTGATTATTAGATGTAATTTTGCTTTGGTGTATGATTCTTTGAACTAGCTTCAATTAATGTCCCAAAAGACTTGGTctttttgtattttgtttttaatCAACTGTATCCTTTGGGTGCTCTGCTGTATAACGTAAGTAAGCAATATCCATTGCAGACTGCAAAAAACTCATTAAAATTTTCCAGCTATTCATGTAGTTTGCCTGAAGCTGACTATCATTTAACCCTCTTGACGCTTAGCATTACTAGCAGCACATTATAAATGGCATATGCTCATTCTTGTATTAAAGATTGTGCATTAATGAAGACGTAAAAAATGTTTGTTTTAGTGTTTGAAAGTGGCAGCATTATCATTCTTTTCAAGTATTTTCCTTCATTGGCATTGTACATGTCTATTTCTTCGAATCATTTGCTGCAGAACTTTACTTCTGGTTGAACTGTATCAGACATTGTCATCTCTTACTTCAGTATTTCAATTCTTACTCTAAACATTGTAATTCTGTATATGTAGACTGGTAGTGGGAAGACTTATACAATGCTTGGAGAGATTGACGACCTGGAAGTCAAGCCTAGTACAAACCGTGGAATGACTCCTCGCATATTTGAATTCTTGTTTGCCAGGATTAGAGCGGTAACCACAATAGTTTTACCTTTTTCTTTGGTGCTCTTGTGTGTCTTTTGTTCAAGTTGATTCCTGAAACAAGCAATTGACATGGCACCTTTCCATTGTAGGAAGAAGAAAGTCGGAGAGATGAGCAACTGAAGTACAACTGCAAATGCTCTTTTCTTGAGATTTACAATGAACAAATTACTGACCTTCTTGATCCTTCATCCTCAAATTTGATGGTACTTCCACTCTCTAATAGGTTAATTTCCCGTTGTGAAATATTAAATGAATGTAGTTGGTCATGGAAtccctttttgtttttttggaaTTAAGTTACGTGAGGACATGAAAAAAGGTGTGTACGTTGAAAATCTATCAGAATTCGAGGTCCACACTGTAGGAGACATTCTGCAGCTTTTGACTCAGGTGATGCATATTATTATTGTGTTTCTTCTTTTAGTTTATTATGATTCGCACAATACTGAAGCATGCATACATGCATCCTCCTGAATGCTTCTAAAGCATGTAATTGCGAATTGTCTTTTGAGTTTATGTCATGGGTGCATAAAATAGGAGAGTTGTTATTGTGTTTCCTCTTTTAGTTTATTATGATTCGCACAATCCTGAAGCATGCACACATGCATCCTCGTGAATGCTTCTAAAGCATGTAATTGCGAATTGACTTTTGAGTTTATGTCATAGGGTGCATCAAATAGGAGAGTTGCTGCCACAAATATGAACAGAGAAAGCAGCCGTTCGCATAGCGTTTTTACATGTGTGATCGAAAGTAAGTGGGAGAAGGACTCTGCGACCAACTTCCGTTTTGCCAGGCTGAATCTCGTTGATCTTGCTGGTTCTGAAAGGTATCAAGTAATTTTTTAACTATATTGTGGTGGAATAATGAAATGTGGCTCAAAactatatatagttttaatgaTGCAATTCCCAACAGACAAAAGTCCTCTGGTGCTGAGGGAGAGCGTCTGAAAGAAGCTGCAAATATCAATAAGTCATTGTCCACGCTAGGGTATTATATTATTTTCGAGCATTGTCAAATTTCTGTTTTTCTCGTCTTCCTTTCGTGTTGACATGGACAGTAAATGTTCTTGTTTTTCAGTCACGTGATTATGGTCTTAGTGGATGTAGCACATGGAAGACCAAGACATGTTCCTTACAGAGACTCAAGATTGACATTTCTCCTCCAGGTGAAGTATTAGTTTGTGTGTTCTAATTATCACAGAGTGTAGAAAGTATTCTCTTATGGTTCTTAACCGAAATGGAATAACAGGACTCTCTTGGCGGTAACTCAAAAACAATGATAATAGCTAATGTCAGCCCATCTATCTGGTAATATATAAACTCCCGGAGTTaccattttctttatttttatgccTGTATAAGCATATATGTGTTTGTTTGAATTTTCAACTTTCTCTTCTTTTGTCTGCTATGAATCTTAAATCTCAATTCATCTACAGTTCTGCAGCTGAAACGTTGAATACGTTGAAGTTCGCTCAACGAGCAAAACTGATTCAGAACAACGTAAGCTTCTTTGCATGTACAGATGAAATTAAGTTACATTATATGGTAATAAATAATGCCCTTTACATGCTTTTTTGgacatatttttcatgatacAGGCTATCATCAATGAAGATTTATCTGGAGATGTTGTTGCATTGAAACATCAGATACAATTGTTGAAGGTAAACTAGCAATAGTACAGAAGTTGGTCTGAAATTTTTTTACATCTGAACTTGTATTTTGTTATTGGGACAGGAGGAACTGGCTGCCCTCAAACGTGAAAGGGTAAATCGTTCACTGTTGTTAAGCCCCGCCAACGATCTAGACTCAACAAACAATTATGAGGATGATTCAGATGGAGGGGATATTGCACAGACATACATGGGAAATTTGCTTGGAAATGAATCTGAGGGAGTTCTCAGACTGTCTTGTAAACAGGTTAGATATGCTCTCTATCTTGCGTAGTGTCCTGCAAAAGAATGTATTGCTAATTTCAGAAAATAAGTCATGATAATTCTTGCTGCAGCAATGTTTCAATTAATGGGAAAACTTTCTGTGAATTGTGGAACTAAGTTTAAGAATTTGAATTAGCATAAATTTTGTATTTGATACATGTTCTTGACTCAGTAACTTGCCCCACATAtcttaattgcattaaattatGTGCTATATCCCTGATTGCAAGACTTATGCAAGAAAACAATGCCCATCAGACCTTTCTCTGGATTATTTCTTTGGTTACATTGAGTAGATTTGGCACAATGGTCTTGAACTTGTACCCTCTTACATTGAttgttcaatatttttttttttgccctgCCTCTGACTTTAGCATCAGATATCAATGTTGATGCTCATGATTCTGTTTCTTCAGTCTAGGTACGTTTATTCATCACATAATCTCTTAATTCCATCTTTTTCGTTTTTGCTACAGTTAAAATCATTGGAAACTACAGTTGCTGGTTCCTTAAGGAGAGAAAAGATGGCAGAAACTTCAGTTACTCAATTTAAAGCTGAGATTGAGCAGTTGAACCGCCTTGTATTTTTCACCACTCTCTTTTTTTGTTCAACAGGCATTCGTTGAAAAGAGTGTAACCTGATTAATTGCTCTAAACACATTGCTTCTCAGGTTAGTCAAAGGGAAGAGGACACTAGGTGCACAAAAATGATGTTAAAGTTTAGAGAAGACAAAATTCAAAGAATGGAGTCACTTCTTGGTGGTTTGATGTCAGCAGACGACTATTTAAGGGAAGAAAATAATGCACTTTCTGAAGAAATTCAGCTCCTGAGGTCAAGACTCCAGATAAATCCTGAAGTGACACGATTTGCAGCTGAAAATATCAGGCTTTTGGATGAAGTTCGGCAGTATGTATTTCTAATcattatatgtcttattaaGTTGCAAGTTTTAAACccttgttttatttcatctatGGAAATTCGCTTGTTGGATAATTCAGGTTTCAAGATTTCTATGGAGAAGGGGAGAGAGAAATGTTGATGAAAGAAGTGTCTGAACTACGAAATCAGGTATCTTTTCTACATAAGTGTCTCATGTCTTATCCTTCTCAAATAGTTCGCTTATTAGTTTATTCAAGCctttaattactgattttatTCTTGTTGACAGCTTATGTGCTTCCTCGATGGAAACTTGAAGCATTCTAAACACTTCGATGTGAAGGTGGCATATTGTGCAGCCTCCCTAAATATATCTTACTAGTTTTCTAGCTAGTTTATAACTAAGATTGAGTCAATCCGTTCTTCagaaaccttttttttttaaatgaagaaAAGTTCTTCAGAAACCTTAATATCGTTTGTTTCTTTTCTGTAACAGGATTCTGATCATAATAACGAAAAAGGCTTGCTTGAAGAGGAGGTTTTTCCTGTCTTATTTCTGACGTTAAGCTTATGCTTTAAAATATACTACAAATCatgatttttaatataaatttgtcaTACAGTTGCAGAAAACTCTTTCTGAGCTAGAGGAAAGCAAGATCAAGCTTAGCCGTATCCTTGAAGAAAATACAAAGCTCCATAGGTGATTCATTACACTCGTATCTGGATTTTCTCTGGACATTATGATTTCACATTTAAAGTTATATTCTCATGCTATTCTTTTGCAGAGAAATTGAGGAGTTACGCGCTTCATCAAATGCTGAAATTACGTATTCCCAAGAACATGATTGCAGCGCAGAAGTCATAAAGGTACCAGAACAGGAtgctaataattttttttacttccttTTATATCTTTTTTCTTGGCGATCTTATTGGCATTCATCAAATATGAATCTTACTTTCAGTAGTGAAACTCCATTTTAGTTATATAACTAACATACAGTCTTACTTTCAGGAATCCATTGTAGAAGTTCCTCTTTCTTCTGATAAGGGAACAACGAACACCAGGAGAGAGAACGATGGAACACATCCGAGTCTCCCGATGAGTGCAGAAGATATCATGGATTTACAACTGGAGTTAGACATTCTTAAAATCATTCTTCAAGAGGAGAGATCATACCATTCAGAACAAGAGGAAATAGCCAAATCTCTAAACCAAGAGCTTCAGTTCTCAAAGGAAATGGCAACCTCAGTTACCAAAGAGTATGAAAAAGTCAAGGAAGAGCTCAAAACTGTCAAATTGGTTGTTGAAGCTCTTGAGTCTGAACAAATTCAATCCATTAATGAGATAGAAGATCTCAGAAGCACTAATGTGCGTTTTGAAGAAATGTTAAAGGAGAAGGAGCTTCAGATTTCTTATTTAAAGAATCAAGCATCTTGCCAAAAGTTCAAAGATCTCTCATTGTATAAGTCTTCAGAGAAGGAGGTCTCTCCTTTAGAAGTGAGACTGAAGAAGATGCATGAATCTCTTGAAATGGCTAAGAGACTGAATGCGTTGTATCAAAACGATCTTGCATTTCAAGCATCTGACCAAGATGAAATGGAGGAAGTCCGAAGGCAGGTTGAGGGGGAAACTGCAGAGGTGATTGTGTGCTTGCAAGAAGAACTTTCTGGTCTTCAACAGGAAGTCCATGAAAGTAAAGTCAAAGAGATGGAAACAAGTGACAGGTTTGCGCAACTGGAAACGGAAATGAAGATCATGGAGGAAAATTTACGTCTAACAAGTGAAGAAAATGCAAAATTTTCTGAATTGCTTGAAGACAAAGAAAACCAATTAAAAACACTGACTGAAGAATGGAATTTAATCGCCGGTGAAATTGAAGGTATTCTGTTTGATGGGAATACGGCTCTTAAGGATGCGTCTGACCAGACTGATGTTATCTCCAGATCATTCCGTCACAATGGAAGTTGGATCTCTGAACAGTTTGGAAGAATGaaacaatatatttttgaaaaggAGTTTCTTATTGATGAGCTCAATCAATATTTAAAGGATGCAATTGATAGGAAAGATGACATGGAGCGCATGCTGAGGTCTCTTAGAGGGGCAGCTTTGGTTATGACTGAGACTCATCAACAAGAGTGCAGTGAGAAGGATGAAGAGATTCTCTTCTTAACATCCGACTTAAATAATAAGACATCCACTGTGGCAGAGCTTTGGAGCTTAATTAAGCATGGAGAGGATCAGCTCAGAACAGCATCATCTTGTGCAACAGCTGCTTTGGTGATTGTAAACAGATTGTGGGAGTTGAACTCTAACTATCACAATTCTCTGCAAGATAAGGAGCTTCAGATTAGAGAGTTCAAagaaattattaccaaaaaagattCAACTCTCCAGAATCAGGCTTTGGTAATAGATGAAGCAGATGGAATGACTCGCTCTCTCCAAAAGAAACTGGAAGCATCAGAGGAATATTGTGCAAAACTGAGTTTAGAACTCTCTGAGGAACAAAGATCCCGGGAAAATCTAGAGGTAAATCTTgaaaagaaggaagaaaataaaatttctgaAGCCAGGGAACAACTTCAGGAACTAAATTCCGGGGTCTCATCACTGAAGTTGTGGATGAACCAGTATGAGATGCTGAGTGGATATCCTCAGAAAGATAAAGAATCGGAGATGTCTATTTGTTCTTCTGCTAGTGATGAATGTGAATCATGGGTACATAAATGTTTCCCTTATTCAAATTTTCCATAGAGCCTCTACTTTATACCTTTGACTGACTAGTTTAATATTGCTGCAGACAGGTACCAGAATAGTGCAAGACTTCAATGATGTAAGCTCTTTTAATAATGGGGGTGTGGTGGGTACTGAGACTTTGAAGTGTTTTTCCGATGCTGGTCATGACAACAATTTGGAGTCTGAAATCACTTTGCATAGTGCAATTGGGAGAGATGCTGCTATTTTTCTCTTGAAGAAAGAGATAGAATGTGCCCTTAAAAGCTTAAAAGAAGTGCAAGCCCAGATGGACAAAATGCAATCTGAAAAAGAAGAGATTTTGGCATCTGAGAGGTGTAGTCGGAAGAGCATAGAGTCTCTGCTAAATCAGACAGTTATCTTTAGAGATGCAATAGATAATTTTCAAGATGTATTTGAGCTCAAAGTTAGCGCTGTAGATGGGAAGATAAGGAGAATGGAAGAAGCAGTACAAGAATCTCTTGATTCATGGTTCCAGCAAACAGAGGTATGCACTGTGATGATCATGCTTCTTTAGTGGCTTTTCTACTGTCTGAACATCTCTATATCACATTCCATTATATGTTAACAAACTCACAGCACTTCATTAACTATGGCCGCATTTAAGGGAAAATCCATTATAAATAGAATAAAGATTCTTTCTACTGATGGCCACATATTAGATTTTATATTATTGATCACGGTCTCTTCCACAGTTCCACTAAGTCTTTGAATCCCATTTTTGCAGTTACTGGAAGATGAACTTGATGATGCTAAACTTGTTGCTGCCCAGAAAACCATTGAAGCTTCCTGCATTCTTAAGAAATTTGAGGAGGTACAGGACACAGTGAAAGAAGCAGACATAATGATAAATGAGTTGGTGATAGCTAATGAAGCCTTGAAGCTTAGTGCTCATGATACAAAAGCAAAGGAAAATGAATTTAACGGTGTGAGAATAAACCTCATGAAAGAAATCCAAAGCCTGAAGCTCTCCAATAATCTGAAAGATCAGAATTATGTGGAGCTGGAGAAAAAGTATGATGAGGATTTTGTCACCATGAAGAAGATGATTTCGGAACTTGAGGATGTTATTTCTGAAGTCCAGACCACTTCGATGGAAGATTGGATGTCTGTGTCATCTGATTTCTTCAGTATGAAGTGTCAAATTCATGAATCGACTGAATCCATTAGGAAATTGCTTGAGGAGGTCTGGTCAGAGATTATCGCCAAGGACTGTGCTGTGTCTGTGTTGCATCTTTGCCACATGGGAATTCTCTTGGAAACTGCAAATGGACTAAACGCAGAAAATGGTCTCCTTCACCATGGTTTATGTGAGTCAAACTCCACTATTTCAGAACTTCGGGAGCACAATTTAAGATCAAGAAGGGAGCTTGAAATGTGCAGAGTTTTGAAAGGCAAGTTGCTGTCGGATATCAAGACGGGTTTTGATCGCATATCAAGTAAAGTTGATGAAACTGGGGAAGTAACTCTTAAGCTTACCTCTTTCAAAAAGAAGATACAGGATCTGCAGAATCAGGAAGAGGTTATGCTGCAAAGGTCGAATGACATTGGATCTGAACTGACCATGCTAATGAAGGAGCTCGATCTCAGCAATAAACAAGCATTTGCTTCTATTATGGACCAGGAAAAACTACTGAAAGAGAAAGACGAATTACTCCAATATCAAGAGGAAAATTTCATGCTAGAACTGTTG contains:
- the LOC131004712 gene encoding kinesin-like protein KIN-12D; this translates as MLRDFKFLRRNPAKNANAEEVENVPPNSRDSLNPQIRTEPSRPPFNAITELPPSRIPKSIPDQEANRPNRVDRTPTKPKPRYSDASLPLRTPEKQGAMSRNRFNWAQKSENPSNNGVVELKEEGRIASNVNTPSSTRAGGRATLSYSECNSLQSTPTKSVSKPPNPGFSMPTGSRTVCNMGARMANYAALSKGIPSSCNTSTVVNTVEVPYFELREDPSFWMEHNVQVLIRIRPLNNMEKSSFGFSRCLKQETAQSITWIGQPETRFMFDHVACEGIDQETLFRMVGLPMVENCLSGYNSCMFAYGQTGSGKTYTMLGEIDDLEVKPSTNRGMTPRIFEFLFARIRAEEESRRDEQLKYNCKCSFLEIYNEQITDLLDPSSSNLMLREDMKKGVYVENLSEFEVHTVGDILQLLTQGASNRRVAATNMNRESSRSHSVFTCVIESKWEKDSATNFRFARLNLVDLAGSERQKSSGAEGERLKEAANINKSLSTLGHVIMVLVDVAHGRPRHVPYRDSRLTFLLQDSLGGNSKTMIIANVSPSICSAAETLNTLKFAQRAKLIQNNAIINEDLSGDVVALKHQIQLLKEELAALKRERVNRSLLLSPANDLDSTNNYEDDSDGGDIAQTYMGNLLGNESEGVLRLSCKQLKSLETTVAGSLRREKMAETSVTQFKAEIEQLNRLVSQREEDTRCTKMMLKFREDKIQRMESLLGGLMSADDYLREENNALSEEIQLLRSRLQINPEVTRFAAENIRLLDEVRQFQDFYGEGEREMLMKEVSELRNQLMCFLDGNLKHSKHFDVKDSDHNNEKGLLEEELQKTLSELEESKIKLSRILEENTKLHREIEELRASSNAEITYSQEHDCSAEVIKESIVEVPLSSDKGTTNTRRENDGTHPSLPMSAEDIMDLQLELDILKIILQEERSYHSEQEEIAKSLNQELQFSKEMATSVTKEYEKVKEELKTVKLVVEALESEQIQSINEIEDLRSTNVRFEEMLKEKELQISYLKNQASCQKFKDLSLYKSSEKEVSPLEVRLKKMHESLEMAKRLNALYQNDLAFQASDQDEMEEVRRQVEGETAEVIVCLQEELSGLQQEVHESKVKEMETSDRFAQLETEMKIMEENLRLTSEENAKFSELLEDKENQLKTLTEEWNLIAGEIEGILFDGNTALKDASDQTDVISRSFRHNGSWISEQFGRMKQYIFEKEFLIDELNQYLKDAIDRKDDMERMLRSLRGAALVMTETHQQECSEKDEEILFLTSDLNNKTSTVAELWSLIKHGEDQLRTASSCATAALVIVNRLWELNSNYHNSLQDKELQIREFKEIITKKDSTLQNQALVIDEADGMTRSLQKKLEASEEYCAKLSLELSEEQRSRENLEVNLEKKEENKISEAREQLQELNSGVSSLKLWMNQYEMLSGYPQKDKESEMSICSSASDECESWTGTRIVQDFNDVSSFNNGGVVGTETLKCFSDAGHDNNLESEITLHSAIGRDAAIFLLKKEIECALKSLKEVQAQMDKMQSEKEEILASERCSRKSIESLLNQTVIFRDAIDNFQDVFELKVSAVDGKIRRMEEAVQESLDSWFQQTELLEDELDDAKLVAAQKTIEASCILKKFEEVQDTVKEADIMINELVIANEALKLSAHDTKAKENEFNGVRINLMKEIQSLKLSNNLKDQNYVELEKKYDEDFVTMKKMISELEDVISEVQTTSMEDWMSVSSDFFSMKCQIHESTESIRKLLEEVWSEIIAKDCAVSVLHLCHMGILLETANGLNAENGLLHHGLCESNSTISELREHNLRSRRELEMCRVLKGKLLSDIKTGFDRISSKVDETGEVTLKLTSFKKKIQDLQNQEEVMLQRSNDIGSELTMLMKELDLSNKQAFASIMDQEKLLKEKDELLQYQEENFMLELLAKDFELLILSTELKQICLLKADAENALVSTLEVLENFKKEIVFKSLETASSELILHDKESRNEKLEEDIKVKESVIEISCSHISELQQQIQNLQNDVRLLEMESQRLQIELERRDEELGRINCLEKENESLLLQLSNCKAEYEVLHQELEDKKVEFEASSRNTQSIDVENHRLRDNVSVLENSIAKLEEDLTLARVEIRNLEYSQSSVQDDLCIRIQDLERQLGEVNGLKEENMCLRNELSVKEIKESEYLNAMNLRSLKNMDLAESADKVSSNILNAIEEKFIEIDDMFQKIDNEMEMGHIFVDQFQYVENLSKKLDSEILSLHTELLRKDDILKGLLFDMALLQESASNSKDEKDDKDDLLASLRALEKDLELKSLELEEAAAELAKISARELYLRNENQRINSLSQENAELLSISQDAYDARNSMEKELVEARIKIENLELEVAEMDMALVNLNKTTESLKSNLDTVTGQRDELDCKVFTLTNELEMARSLAEENEAIATEAREIAEMQKVHAEEKEEEVKLLERSIEELECTINVLEQKVDLVKGDAERQRLQREELELELLAFKEQMQNVRSNDYDVKRCLDEKEKNLQEAQKRVQLLENEIAARDAEISQCKAHISEINLHAEAQASEYKQKFKALEAMVEQVKSEVPAPNSANSSSNKMERNPSKSRGSGSPFKCIGLGLVQQIKSEKDEEGRQRIEELEALAASRQKEIFMLKARLAATESMTHDVIRDLLGVKLNMKNYANLVDNQQLHSLIEEAQHHSVEADVKDQEVVSLKQQINEFLKERNGWLEEIERKQAELMAALVALEKLRQQDQQLATENEMLKKENTIHKKRVMELEGEIKKLSGQQNIQQRIHHHAKIKEENNSLRCQNEELSSKLHKTEAILSRVKEELTQFRVANGRSAYIDFDEEQLLHKKLKETDEERLQLAQKLLGLCTSVLRAAGITRPASEIGISVAEAALEQLTSRVVALQMELEDAKLKVRISDERIRLSELMPSAAAISRADENCPERVRASQTPFLSAFDR